A single region of the Equus przewalskii isolate Varuska chromosome 26, EquPr2, whole genome shotgun sequence genome encodes:
- the LOC103555360 gene encoding olfactory receptor 1J4-like produces MRPENKSSVSEFLLLGLPFSLEYQGLCFTLFLGMHLTTVLGNLLIILLIRLDSHLHTPMYFFLSHLAFSDISLSSVVVPKMLMNMQTQQQSISYVGCISQMCFFLVFACLDNFLLAVMAYDRYVAICQPLHYTTVMSQGLYVSLVAGSWLFCCAHALLHTLLLVRLSFCADNTIPNFYCDLTVLLKMSCSDISLNELVIFTEGGMLFFLPLSSILGSYIRIGSTVLRVPSIKRFFKVFSTCGSHLFVVSLYYGTLAGVYFFSSSWGSNDKDIIASVMYVVVTPMLNPFIYSLRNRDIKQALEIFINRANFFK; encoded by the coding sequence ATGAGGCCTGAGAACAAGAGCAGCGTGTCTGAGTTCCTCCTCCTTGGGCTCCCCTTCTCACTGGAGTATCAGGGCTTGTGCTTCACCTTGTTCTTGGGAATGCACCTGACCACAGTGCTGGGGAATCTGCTCATCATCTTGCTCATCAGGCTGGACTCTCAcctccacactcccatgtacttcttcctcagccacttggccttctctgacatTTCCCTTTCATCTGTCGTGGTTCCAAAGATGCTCATGAACATGCAGACTCAGCAACAATCCATCTCCTATGTGGGGTGCATATCTCAGATgtgttttttcttagtttttgcttgtcttgaCAATTTCCTTCTTGCAGTGATGGCATATGACAGGTATGTGGCCATCTGTCAGCCACTCCACTACACAACTGTTATGAGTCAGGGGCTGTATGTCTCCTTAGTAGCTGGATCCTGGTTATTCTGTTGTGCACATGCTCTGTTGCACACCCTTCTCTTGGTCCGACTGTCCTTTTGTGCTGACAATACCATCCCAAATTTCTACTGTGACCTCACTGTGCTCCTGAAGATGAGCTGCTCAGACATCTCCCTCAATGAGCTGGTCATCTTCACTGAAGGaggaatgcttttctttttgcctttgagTAGCATCTTGGGGTCATACATCCGGATAGGCTCCACTGTCTTGAGGGTCCCATCCATCAAGAgattctttaaagttttttctaCCTGTGGCTCCCATCTCTTTGTGGTGTCTTTATACTATGGGACACTTGCAGGTGTTTACTTTTTCTCCTCATCATGGGGGTCCAATGACAAAGACATAATTGCTTCAGTCATGTATGTGGTAGTTacccccatgctgaacccctttATCTATAGCCTGAGGAACAGAGATATAAAACAGGCCCtagaaatatttatcaatagGGCTAACTTCTTTAAGTGA